Below is a genomic region from Ziziphus jujuba cultivar Dongzao chromosome 7, ASM3175591v1.
CAAGCTAAAACATGGTTGGGCCTTTTGGTAGATTTACCTTAAGTTGTCCATCATAACCTGGCCCATTTTACATTAAAGTTACTGAGTTgccctcttctctctctctcaatatcACACACGCACACAAACACACAGTCTCTGGCCGAACCGTCGACTGCAACCGCTGCATTTTCTCGTTGGACGTTAACATAACCGTCTCAGCCGCCGATTCCACAAGtaataggtaaaaaaaaaaaaaaaaaaaaaaaaaaggaactcaACCTCCTAATTATTACTCTAGTTTGCGTATTGCTGCTTCTCAAACAAGTTTCAGTCTTttctttcaaagttttttttttttttttttttttttggttggaaaattgtttatcaaattagTTTCATTACTATTTAGATTCCTTGTTGTAGTTTCAGAAATTGAATAGGAAATTGATCAAGTCGGAGATTAGGATTGCTAAGAATTGAATGCTAGATATTTGGGGTTGGATAACTGACTAGGGTTTTTGGGGTTGGACTTGAAATGGGGAACGTTTTTTAATACTCCAAATCAATGGTGCTTTATCAGCAAATGTTCATTTTTGGATGCTTTGCTTGctattaaaagaaaatgctttaatagttttttttttttttttttttttttttttaaagaaactattaattttttcaattgttatatAAGTTTATGACAATGTTATGCATATTAGGGAGGGAAAATGGCGCTAGGGTTGATATTAGGTTTAGGAAGGGCATTTAGAAGAAAGAGGACATCATCACTTGATATTCTTTCTTCGAAGCGGGCACCTAGGGATTACTACAAAGGGAAGAACTGCAAGCCAACCGGTTTCCATACCCGCAAAGGTTTGGTCTTTGAACTCTCTATTATAGTGATTTTACGTGTGGTATATATTGAAGCCTATATCTATGGTATATAGACAGTTGtcccaaaatttcaatttttgtcatAACTGTTATTGAGGTTTTAGATCTTCCTGTGAATTATTTTTGGAAGAATGGATGCAAAACCATCTAACCATGAAGATTATGTGGAACACCTAAGaggatttttaaaatattcaaaataatgaTGCTCTCAAATTTCCAGCCGCAGAGCCCCAGTCAAATGATAATTTCCTGTAAATATAGATGTGTGACGCTTCACACCTAAAGCTTCAGAAGTTGTATGCGATATTCTTTCCGAGTCAGGTAGTAACATAAAGTGGGTTGTGCTATTTATTCATTGTGCATGTGAAATATGTTGTGAaggatttacaaataaaataaaacaaattaaatccTGGCTGATTCTCCTCCCACGTCTTTCCTCCTCCCCTTCTTTCTTCCCAAAAGATTAATTTGTTTCTTTGGCATATTTAGGCATTTCTTATTTCAGTGTTCGGTGAGCTTGAAAGTACAAATTTAGTATaaaaatacttatttaaagGTTTCCTTTTCCACAGTATTTTGCCTACTGTGCCTGGTAGGATGAGGGTAAACAAATGTGACATTGGTATTATCACGTCTTTACATTCCAAAGATATGTCCTATATGCACATTTTGAAccagaaaacctaatttaatgcgagattatagttttattttaccatgtacGTTTTTGCTGTAATGTGAAAATAATGTTGCTGCAGGTGGGTATGTTGTGGTGAATGAAAAGCTGCCAAATTATGTAGTACCTGATCTGACTGATTTCAAGGTACGTGTTCCTGTAAATGCTTAACTGTACGTGGTAGGTGTGAAAGAGAATTTTGTAAGAGGCATGCAAAGTGCTAATTGACTGGGAAGTTCGGCTGGTCTAATGCTTTGCTCAATGGAATATATAGTTTGAACTATGAAGAATGTGAAATTTTATGAGGAATAAGTATTGAATTGCTGCTTGTAATATTCATGTGGATGTGTATTGGAGAAAATGGCATCCTTGCCTACGAAATTTTTCTAAACAATGTCACAACATAAGGCATT
It encodes:
- the LOC107425301 gene encoding uncharacterized protein LOC107425301 is translated as MALGLILGLGRAFRRKRTSSLDILSSKRAPRDYYKGKNCKPTGFHTRKGGYVVVNEKLPNYVVPDLTDFKLKPYVSQCPIEVKTAEATAAAK